The segment ATCACCACCCAGTCGAATACCATAATTTTGCTTGTAGACTAGCGTGTCGACAGTTGATTTTTTGTCGTCGTTCTGCGCGTGTGATGTGAATGGCAACAACATCACAACAATCATGCTAATGATAAATAATGACGTGTGCTGCGTTTTCATTGTCTATTGTTTCGTTAATTATTTCTGTATTAATGATCCAGTTATCGTCATCGTTATCTCTAGAAACACCACCAGTAGTTCCAAAATTAAAGATACTCTTTAAGCCACAAGCTCTAGATACATATATAAATTCTGGAGTGTATCTAACTTCAATGATATCTATGTTAGAGTCGTTATCTGGATTATCATTATCTGCTAAATCAGAATCTTTTTCAAGCTGAAAACGCGTTATCGTTTCTGTACCTTCATTGGCGAAACGCAGCGGCAATACAATCGAGTCTGGGCTCGCTCTATTTACAGGTATTTCATTTAAAGGTTCGTCGTTGTCATTCAATCCTTTTACTCTTAATAGCCTGACACTCTTCAATTCATCTTGATCATTTATATTATAAAATCGAATGATAAGACTTGGTGTGGTCGCCGTATCTTCTGGGCAAATATCGTCACGTTCACAGGCTAAGAGTATAACTGCAATTGATGAAATGATGATTAATAAGGGTACAACTTTTTTCAATATCAATATTCTAATGTTATCGTTTTTCTAAAAGCACCACGTTTTCTACATGATGGGTTTGTGGAAACATATCCACAGCTTGTGTTTTTGTAATTTGATAGTCCGCTTTCATGAGGGCTAAATCTCTCGCTTGAGTTGCGCTGTTACAACTTACATAAACTATTTTTTTTGGCGCAATATTTAATATTTGATTAACAACATCTTTGTGCATACCATCACGAGGCGGATCGGTAATGATGACATCTGGATGTCCGTGTTCGGTAATAAATTGAGTATTGAATACAGTTTTCATATCACCAACAAAGAAGTCAACGTTTTCAATCCTATTTAATTGTGCATTCTCTTTTGCAGCTTTAATAGCATCTGGTACTGCTTCAACACCAATGACGTGTTTGGCTTGTTTTGCAATAAATTGTGCAATTGTTCCTGTTCCAGTATAGAGATCATAGACAAGTTCATCACCATTCAATTCTGCAAAATTGCGAGTGATTTTATACAGCTCATAGGCTTGAGCCGAATTGGTCTGGTAGAACGATTTCGCATTGATTTTAAAGCGTAAACCTTCCATCTCTTCAAAAATGTGATCATTTCCTTTGTGACAAATTACATCTTGATCGTAGATGGTATCATTCGCTTTTCCGTTAATTACATATTGTAACGAGCTTATCTCTGGAAACGTATCTGCAAGGTGATTTAGCAGTAACTCACGCTTTTCTTTATCTTCTTTAAAAAATTGAATGAGCACCATGAGATCTCCTGTTGTAGCAGTTCTGATCATTAAGGTACGGAGAAAACCCGTTTGATGTCGTGTATTGAAAAACTCTAATCCGTTGGATACCGCAAATGCTTTTACTTCGTTTCTAATAGCGTTTGAAGGGTCTGCTTGTAGCCAGCACTTATTGATATCTAAAATCTTATCCCACATTCCTGGAATATGAAAACCTAATGCATTACGGTCTCCTAAATCCTCGTCAGATTGAACTTCTTCAATAGTTAACCAACGACTATCACTAAATGAAAACTCCATTTTATTTCTATAGAAGTATTGCTCTGTAGACCCTAGGATAGGAGTAACCTCTGGAAGTTCTAAATGCCCAAGACGCACGAGATTATTTGTGACTTCTTTCTGCTTGTATTCTAATTGGAAACGGTAGTCCATATCCTGCCATTTGCAACCACCACAAACACCAAAATGTTCACATTTTGCATCCGTACGTTTTTCAGATAATTTATGAAATTTTATGGCTTTGCCTTCAAAATAGGCTTTTCGTTTTTTGAAGGTTTGCACATCAACAACATCACCTGGCACTGCATTAGGCAAAAATATAACGCGGCCATCTGGAGCTTTTGCAACTGTTTTCCCTTTTGCACCAGCATCAATAACTTCGATGTTTTCAAAAATCTGTCTTTTGTTGTTTCGTCTAGCCATGATGCAAAAATAATAATCGCCATAGATAAACTATAGCGAAATAGAATTATCTTTAAAAAACTTCAGTTTAAAATGAACCTTTTAGTTTGATTAGCGTCTTGTAATTATAAAACAACCCATAGGTGATGCGTATCGAAGATGAAATCTTAGTGAAAGAGTATCGATCAGGAAACAAAGAAGCCTTGACTATTTTAGTAAAAAAATGGCATATTATCTTTTGTAAAAAAGCCCTTTGGATTTTGAAAGACCCTCATTTATCGAAAGATGTTGCTCAAGAGACTTGGCAAGTTGTTATTGCTAAAATAGAAGACCTAAAAGATCCGGCCAGTTTTGGAAGTTGGGCTTTGCGTATCGTATATTCAAAATCTTTAGATATGTTAAGAGTAAAAGCGAGAGCAAAAATATTAGAACGGCAAAAACAAACAGCAGAATTGCCTCAAGAAGAAGACCGTAATGAAGACTCACAACTTAAAGCAGTACTATTAAAAGCCATCTTAAACCTGCCATTGCAACAGCAAAATGTGATAACACTATTTTATAATCAAGAGTATTCATTAAAAGAGATTAGCGAGTTATTAGATATATCAGTAGGAACTGTGAAATCTCGATTATTTCATGCAAGAGAAAAACTGAAAAAATTATTAAAACATAAACATTATGAAAACTAAATTTGAAGATATCGATCAATTAATTAAAGACACCTTAACAGAAGAAGAAGCTAAATTCTATGACTCCTTAGAAGAACAGACTGTTCTGGGAATGGTATTTGGATTGTTTAAAGGTAAGAATAAATGGATCCTCATCTTGATGAATGTAATGACCATAGTATTCTTTGGTTTATTCATTTATTGTGTTGTTAATTTTTTTGACACAAATGAAACGAGAGAATTATTAAAATGGGGGCTAGGTAGCTTAGTGTTTTTATTTGGTGTGAGTATGTTG is part of the Formosa sp. Hel1_31_208 genome and harbors:
- a CDS encoding DUF6452 family protein, which gives rise to MKKVVPLLIIISSIAVILLACERDDICPEDTATTPSLIIRFYNINDQDELKSVRLLRVKGLNDNDEPLNEIPVNRASPDSIVLPLRFANEGTETITRFQLEKDSDLADNDNPDNDSNIDIIEVRYTPEFIYVSRACGLKSIFNFGTTGGVSRDNDDDNWIINTEIINETIDNENAAHVIIYH
- the rlmD gene encoding 23S rRNA (uracil(1939)-C(5))-methyltransferase RlmD; translation: MARRNNKRQIFENIEVIDAGAKGKTVAKAPDGRVIFLPNAVPGDVVDVQTFKKRKAYFEGKAIKFHKLSEKRTDAKCEHFGVCGGCKWQDMDYRFQLEYKQKEVTNNLVRLGHLELPEVTPILGSTEQYFYRNKMEFSFSDSRWLTIEEVQSDEDLGDRNALGFHIPGMWDKILDINKCWLQADPSNAIRNEVKAFAVSNGLEFFNTRHQTGFLRTLMIRTATTGDLMVLIQFFKEDKEKRELLLNHLADTFPEISSLQYVINGKANDTIYDQDVICHKGNDHIFEEMEGLRFKINAKSFYQTNSAQAYELYKITRNFAELNGDELVYDLYTGTGTIAQFIAKQAKHVIGVEAVPDAIKAAKENAQLNRIENVDFFVGDMKTVFNTQFITEHGHPDVIITDPPRDGMHKDVVNQILNIAPKKIVYVSCNSATQARDLALMKADYQITKTQAVDMFPQTHHVENVVLLEKR
- a CDS encoding RNA polymerase sigma factor, whose translation is MRIEDEILVKEYRSGNKEALTILVKKWHIIFCKKALWILKDPHLSKDVAQETWQVVIAKIEDLKDPASFGSWALRIVYSKSLDMLRVKARAKILERQKQTAELPQEEDRNEDSQLKAVLLKAILNLPLQQQNVITLFYNQEYSLKEISELLDISVGTVKSRLFHAREKLKKLLKHKHYEN
- a CDS encoding DUF6768 family protein — translated: MKTKFEDIDQLIKDTLTEEEAKFYDSLEEQTVLGMVFGLFKGKNKWILILMNVMTIVFFGLFIYCVVNFFDTNETRELLKWGLGSLVFLFGVSMLKIFAWMQMDKNAILREMKRLELQVSSLSGKISE